Proteins found in one Coffea eugenioides isolate CCC68of chromosome 5, Ceug_1.0, whole genome shotgun sequence genomic segment:
- the LOC113769877 gene encoding glutamyl-tRNA(Gln) amidotransferase subunit A, chloroplastic/mitochondrial-like, producing the protein MLSSIQNPRLLRLSTLHQIPLRCLQTSTTPVPTPSSPQPTSQILRIRKSLLSRETTAVEIAKTFLSRLRRTEPQLKSFLYVSPEDAVLKQAEEIDRRIQNNEELGPLAGVLAGVKDNICTSDMPSTAGSKILENYTPPYDATAVKKLRENGAIIVGKTNLDEFGMGSTTEASGYQVTANPWDLSRVPGGSSGGSAAAVSAQQCAVSLGTDTGGSVRQPASFCGVVGLKPTYGRVSRYGLVAYASSLDVIGCLGSSVADTGIVLQAVSGHDKFDATSSKQGIPNFASQFIPKDYLDSKPLKGLRVGVIRETLADGVDPDVISSLQHSVSHLEDLGCTISEVSFPSFSLGLPAYYILASSESSSNLARYDGVRFGNQVFADELSSLYGDSRAEGFGSEVKLRILMGTYALSAGYYDAYYKRAQQVRTLVQKSFRAALEENDVLISPAAPSVAYKIGEKKNDPLAMYAGDIMTVNVNLAGLPALVLPCGFVEEGSSVLPVGLQMIGAAFDEESLLKIGHIFEQTLQGYSFVPPLVGNDF; encoded by the exons ATGCTGTCTTCAATCCAAAATCCGAGGCTTCTCCGCCTCTCAACCCTCCATCAAATCCCCCTCAGGTGCCTCCAAACCTCCACCACCCCTGTCCCCACACCCTCCTCCCCACAACCCACTTCCCAAATTCTCAGAATACGTAAATCCCTTCTCTCCCGGGAGACCACAGCGGTAGAAATAGCCAAGACTTTCCTCAGCCGCCTCCGCCGCACCGAACCCCAACTCAAGAGCTTCCTGTACGTATCCCCGGAAGATGCCGTTTTGAAACAGGCTGAAGAAATTGACAGGAGAATTCAGAACAATGAGGAATTGGGCCCTCTTGCTGGAGTTCTTGCTGGGGTTAAAGATAATATTTGCACTTCAGATATGCCTTCCACTGCCGGGTCCAAGATTTTGGAGAATTATACTCCGCCATATGACGCCACGGCGGTTAAAAAGTTGAGGGAAAATGGCGCTATCATTGTTGGCAAGACTAATTTGGATGAGTTTGGTATGGGAAGTACTACTGAAGCCTCTGGCTATCAG GTGACAGCTAATCCTTGGGATTTATCTCGGGTACCAGGGGGATCATCTGGGGGCTCTGCAGCAGCTGTTTCTGCTCAACAGTGTGCTGTGTCATTGGGAACTGATACTGGTGGAAGTGTTAGGCAACCAGCATCATTTTGTGGTGTTGTTGGACTCAAACCAACATATGGTCGTGTCTCAAGATATGGCCTTGTTGCTTATGCATCATCTCTAGATGTCATTGGATGCTTGGGTTCATCAGTTGCTGATACAGGGATAGTCCTTCAGGCAGTTTCGGGTCATGATAAATTTGATGCCACTAGTAGTAAACAA GGAATTCCTAACTTTGCATCCCAGTTTATTCCCAAGGATTATTTGGATTCTAAACCTTTGAAAGGACTTAGAGTGGGTGTTATCCGTGAAACCCTTGCGGATGGAGTTGATCCAGATGTAATTTCGTCACTCCAACATTCTGTTTCTCACTTGGAGGATTTGGGATGCACCATATCTGAG GTCTCATTCCCATCTTTCTCCCTTGGTTTGCCAGCATACTACATTCTTGCTTCATCCGAATCATCCTCAAACTTAGCCCGCTATGATGGAGTTAG atttggaaatcagGTCTTTGCTGATGAGCTAAGTTCCTTGTATGGGGATTCTCGTGCTGAAGGATTTGGTTCTGAG GTTAAACTTAGAATTCTAATGGGGACATATGCACTTTCAGCTGGATATTATGATGCATATTACAAGCGTGCCCAGCAG GTTAGGACTTTAGTTCAGAAGAGCTTCAGAGCAGCTTTGGAAGAAAATGACGTTCTGATCTCACCTGCAGCACCATCTGTTGCTTATAAGATTG GTGAGAAGAAAAATGACCCGTTGGCCATGTATGCGGGTGACATCATGACC GTCAATGTCAACTTGGCTGGTTTACCTGCATTGGTTTTACCCTGTGGATTTGTTGAAGAAGGATCATCCGTTCTTCCTGTTGGTTTGCAAATGATTGGAGCAGCATTTGATGAG GAAAGTTTACTTAAAATAGGCCACATATTTGAGCAGACGCTTCAAGGTTACAGTTTTGTCCCTCCACTAGTGGGCAATGACTTTTGA
- the LOC113771850 gene encoding uncharacterized protein LOC113771850 — protein MSKYHEHALAYIDIETHNFECVLCIGICRQFYFRCLRLDCNFSIHDHCYPSLPSSIKDDCHIHPLTFADYPIKGVPDDPEEEAELYCYACEEGRAFDRITYFCSSCHFVAHVHCVITSVIQLMRMQFCIN, from the exons atgtCCAAATACCACGAACACGCTCTTGCTTACATTGACATTGAAACGCATAATTTTGAGTGTGTTTTGTGTATTGGTATTTGCAGACAATTTTACTTCAGGTGTTTACGCTTGGATTGCAACTTCAGCATCCACGATCACTGCTATCCATCGCTGCCATCGTCCATCAAAGATGATTGCCACATACATCCCCTCACATTTGCCGATTATCCAATCAAGGGGGTTCCAGATGATCCCGAGGAAGAAGCAGAATTGTATTGCTATGCCTGTGAAGAAGGACGAGCATTCGACCGTATCACATATTTCTGTTCATCATGCCACTTTGTTGCTCATGTTCATTGCGTGATAACATCG GTGATTCAGCTGATGAGGATGCAGTTCTGCATCAACTAG